The sequence TAGCAAATCCGTCCCCCATCAACCGCTGGGAAAATGCTTCGTCCGGCACGTGGCTCAAATCAATAATTTCCCCGGATACAGGAATAATAAAGCCATCTTCCTGCTGCTGTTCCGGTTTATCTTGAAATATAAGCACTTTAATTTTATTAAACATGAGAAACACCTCCAAATGATTTATAGTCAAGCTTCTTTATTTCATACACCGATATTATATTAAAGCGTTTACTTGTGTAAACATTTTCACAACGCAAAAAAACGTGTACTTTAGAAAAGTAACACGTTTCCAAAATAAGAAAGTATGTTGTTCTCGTTATGTCAATTTTTATCAGAGTCTTTCTTTATTTTCTCCAAATATTCACCAATCAAAAACTCAAATAACATCAGTACATTCGGATAGAAGGAAGAGGCTGACTTATTACGGTCATCCATCGCATTCATATCCACTATTTTTAAATTTATATCCGATAGTTTGGATAAAGAATTTTCCGAGTCTCCTGTAAATGAAATAATTTTAATTCCATTTTTCTTTGCCGAATGCGACATTTTCAGCAAAGAATCCGTTTCACCGGATTTGGAAACATTGATAAACAATTTTGCCTGAATAGGGTTTACATCATAGCTTTCAATGGGTTCGGAATAGATACATTTAAATCCAAGAACGATTAATTTTCTGGTTATATATTCCGTAATAGGTGCAGAGAATCCACCTCCCCAAGTGTAAATAATTTCATTTTTGTTTTCCAGCAACAAGTTTACAAATTCCTCTATTTTATGATGATCTATTAATGATAATAATTGTTCCAGGTCAACACCGTAGAATTGATTATTTTTTTCGCCGGAAAATTGAGACTTTTTATCCTTCAATGTAAAATTAAGATGATAATACATATCCAGAAAGCCGGAATGACCCATTTTTTTCGCTAAATTCATTATTGTCGTTGTAGATGTATAAAATTCCTTTGCGATGCCTCTTACCTCTATTTCTTTCACATTCTCTATATTGTCGATGATATATACTAATATTTTTTCTTCCGTTTGATTCAACTGATATTTATCTACCAGCTTGCTGATATCTAAACCCATATCGTTGTCACCTACAATAGATTGTAAAATGGAAATTACTTTATAAAAAAGATTATATCAAAAAGAGCCGGCCAAAAGCAGCTTGATCGCTACTTTTGACCAGACTCCATTCAATTAAAGAAATTTACGTGGGTTTACAATTATTTCAATTCAGGCCAGAAGTCTTTGTTGGCCTCGACCAGATCATCCAATATCTGTTTCGCGACGAATGCGCTGGGTACTGTTTTGGAAAGGGTAATGGCCTGCCACAGCTTTTGATAGGATTTTTCGATCCAGGCTTCGACCACTAATTTTTCTGCTGAAACTTGCTGCTCCATAAGCCCTTTTTGGAATTGAGGAATCTTACCCATAGCCAGCGGTTCCGGTCCGTTGCTGCCAAGAAGACAAGGAATCTCAACCATTGCCGTAGGGTCAAAATTGGCAATTGCCCCGTTATTCTCAACAATCATCAGCATTCTTTCTTTCGTATTAAAGGCAATGGCTCTTGCAAGGTCAACAATATAGGTAGCATGTTCATCAATATGCAATCCGCAGCCTTCTGTAGATTGCTGTTCGATAATTTTTCTGGCTTCGCCAAATACAAACTTTTCTCTTCCATCCATGACTTCATTTGCTCGTGTATATTCTTTGTTAGAATGCTGAACAATATCATCCTGGAATAAATAGTACTTTAGATAGGTGTTAGGAAATGTGTCCGGGTCCACAGCATACACATCTTTGGCTTTAGCGAAGGTATCGTTCCAGCTTGCTTCCGTGTGCTGGCTGTCTCCAACCGAAACAACATAGCCATGTTTTGCGACATGCTCTTTGATTTTCGGCATTAAATCATTTCCGTCTTTATCGCGAACATCCGTCCACCAGCCAAAATGATTCAGTCCATAATAACGGACGGTCATCTCTTTTCTGGACTCTAATCCTGAAATCTCAGCCATCCGCGCTTCAATACCGATCGGCATATCGCAAATGTTCAAAATCCTGGAATCCGGTCTCAATCTGCGGGTCGCTTCGGCAACGATTGACGCCGGGTTCGAGTAATTAAGCATCCATGCATTTGGCGAGTATTTTTCCATGTAATCAAGGATTTCAATGACTCCGCCAATGGATCTCATTCCATAAGCAATTCCACCGGGGCCGCAGGTTTCTTGACCCAGCACACCGTATTTTAAAGGAATTTTTTCATCCAATTCGCGCATTGCGTACTTGCCGACCCGGATATGAGCCATAACAAAATCAATACCTGTGAAGGCTTCTTCCGGTTCCACGGTCGCGACAAATTCAATGTCCGGCGCTTGTTCTTTTAAAATAACCTCGCATGCTCCGGCTATGACATCTTGTCTTTCCTTATCGTTATCATAAAACTTTAGTGTTCCAATAGGAAATTTGTCCAGATTATCCAACAGCATTAAGACGATACCCGGTGTAAATGTGCTTCCTCCGCCCGCGATTGTTACAGTAAACTTTTTACTCATGATTCGTCCCTCTCTCCACTTTTTTGTATATTAAATTTAATGAATAAATTTAATACCTCTTTGATTGGCAAACGCTTAACCTGCAAGATATTTATCAACGGCATTTCTGACCCCATTGACTTTAGGCCCATAGACGACTTGAATATTTTCGCCGTTTTTAATAACGCCTGAAGCTCCTGTACCTTTTAAACCCAGTTCATCTACGATCCCTGCATCTGTTACCTTGATCCTCAATCGAGAGAAGCAGTTGTCAACGGTTTCAATATTTCCCCTGCCTCCGAGGGCTTCCACAATAGTGGCAGCTAAATCGGTATCTTGGCCTGCGGCTATAGCTGTCTCACCGGATGTTTGGCTCATTTTTTCTTTGTAATCTTTTTTGGTGAACAGTTTCACCTCAACCTCATCATCTTCCCGGCCAGGGGTCTTGAGGTTAAATTTTTTAATTATAAAGGTGAATACAGCGTAATATGTCGCCAACTGAACAAGTCCTATGCCAACAAAGATAGGCCATCTTGTTCTGCCGATTCCTGCAGGCAAATTAAAAGTCAGGAATTCTATGATTCCGCCCATTCCATTAGTTCGAACCCCCGAGAGTACGGTAATAACCTCAAATATGCCGTCCAACGCCGAGTGAACTACCCATAGAAACGGCGCCACAAACAAGAATGTAAATTCGATAGGTTCTGTTATGCCGACCAAAAATGAAGTGGCTACCGCCGGTATTAAAAGGGCTTTTAACGTCTTCTTTTTTTCCGGTTTCGCTGTTTTATAAAAGGCCAGAGCCGCCCCTACCAAACCGAAAACTTTAACCATACCGTATTGCAGGAACTTTGCGGATGGGTCAAACAGCTTGACAGACGGATCTGTTATTTGCCCAAAGAATATATTATAAGCGCCAAAATACGTATTTCCGTTTAAAGTCAATTCGCCACCCATGTTAGAATAGAGGAACGGTGTATAGATGAGATGATGCAATCCTGTAGGTATGAGAAATCTGTTTAAAAATCCGTATAAAAACACGCCTATCGAACCTGAAAAGTTAATGAAATTTGCTGTTGCCCTAATACCGTTGGCAGCAAATGGCCAAACATAACTGAACACAACAGCCAGTACGATTAAAATCGGAACTAAAACGATATATACCAGCTTGGTGTTGCCATACAATGAAATTGCTCCCGGCAACTCTTTATTGCAAAACTTGTTATGGACAAGCGCTACGACGACCCCGAGGATCATTCCAAGGAAAACACCCATATCAATGATTTGAAAGCCTAATACGATGGTTTGCCCGGTTCCCTGCAATTCAGAGGGATTTGTATATTTGATTAATTTTCCCGTTAACTTAAGCCACTCGTTGTTAGCACCCAGAAATGTCAAGTATGACAATAGAGCTATTAGTGCCGCTTCCGCTTTCTTTTCTTTCGCTATTCCCATCGCGATGCCTACGCAGAAGACAATTCCCAAGTTGGTTAAAATAGGCCAAACCCCGCTGGCCATGAACTTGCCGACATTGATTAAGGAACTGCCTTCTCCAACAATCATTGGATTGCCCAAGATGGATGTAAATGCCAATAATAGACCGACGATCGGCAAAAACAAAACCGGAACAACAATCGCTTTTGCAAAAATCTGCATACCGTTTACAACTTTATCCTTCACCAAAAGCCCCCCTCATCATTTTCAATTCCGCATTTTTGTAAGCGGTTTATTGTTTACGTTTACACTCTAGCAAATTTTTTTTTCCCGTTTAAATACAAAAACAGCATTAAAAAACAGGTTCCATCAACTGACAACCTGTTATTAATAGTTATATTTTGGTTTTATAAGCACTTCGTCAAGCAAACAAAAAACCTTCCCCGGCCCTTTCGGCCAAAAGAAGGCTTAACGCATAGTCGCAGGCCCCGTCTATATCTTCAGCTCCCCAAGCTTGATCAGCTCGACAACCGCTTGCGAACGGCCTTTTACATTCAATTTTTGCATAACATTGGAGATGTGGTTGCGAACCGTCTTCTCGCTGATGAATAATAACCCGGCGATATCGCGTGTCGTTTTGTCCTGAACAAGAAGTTCGAATACTTCACGTTCACGATGCGTTAACAAGAATTTGCTGTGATGCTCGTTCCCCTTCATTGGTGGTGTCACCCCTCCTTGCCCGGGATTGTTTGGTCTAACAAGGTAAAGGGATACAGTCAAATTTATAGTATGTATTGTGAAAGTTAATGGTGCCGCATGCAGGTCTAAAATGGGCAGAAGAACCTTCAATCCCCATGTATCGACGGGGTGAAGGTTCTTCTTCTTGCCTGAGCGGCATCAATCCGCATCAATAAGCTGCTCCATCAGATAGGCGACCTTGAAGCGCAGATTGTCGCTGGTGTTTCTGATTTTGCGGCCGGTGAGCTGCTCGCATTTCTCCAGCCGGTAAACGACGGTATTGCGATGCACGAACAATTGCTTGGCTGTCTCGGCAATCTGGCAGTTGTTGTCGTGATATGCGATTAGCGTCCGCATCAGTTCCCGCCGTTCTTTTTCATCCAGCCGGTTCAGTTCTTTAAAGGTATCATTATAATATTTCTTCAGTTCCTCAACCGGCAGCATCCGCAGCAGGTCGGTCAGCTTCTTCACATGATAGAACTGGACAAAGCGGCGCTTCTTGCTATTATGCCCAGTCTCCCAAGCTTCTACCGCCTCCTTGTAGGTAACGGGAATATCCATTAGCCGGTCAATCGGATTGCCGACCCCGAACGATACGGAAATGTTCTCCTTATGATAAAGACTGTCGCTGATTTCGGTCAATTGTTCCCGCAGCATCCGTTCCGCATGCACAGGAGCCGTCCTGCTCCCGGAAAGCGAAAGAATGAGCACGAACTGATCCTTGTTGTTGAACAGCACAAACGAATGGCCCCGCGACTGAAACGCATCCTTTAACACTTCGTAAAGCTCTTCCCGCCTGGACAATTGCTGCTCCTCGGAAGAAGGCTGGGAAAGCTCCCTTCTAGCCAGATCATCGTCCTGCTTAATGACAATGCATAGCGAGGGTAATTTCTCGGACAGTCCGTAACGCTTGCCACGGTGAATCAATTCCTGCTCGGATGTGATAAACCCGTTAACGATATCCATAAACAGATCATTCTTGTAGCGTCTGGACCGTTCTTTCACCGCCTGCTTCTTGAGCAGCTCGAAGCCGATGACGTTGGCGGCCTGTTCCATAATCATGACCGGAAGCTGTTGAAGCTCAACCGATTGCTGAAGCGTCAGCAGGAAGCCCTGGGGCTGGTACGTCATAATTGGATGCGCAACGATATAATTTAACGTGCCGGGGGCGGCATCCCCCAAGCAGCATACGGAGGAGCGGTCTTCATGCGGAAGCTGACTTGCCAACTCGCGGATATGCGGCAGCAAGTCCTGATAAGCCTGCTCCAGGAAATGCGAAGACGCCGAAATCAAATTCATCCTTTGATCCAGCAGGATAGCGGGGCTGTTCAGCAGCCCCGCTAAATCGCGTACAATTTCCGGAATTCCCTGTCCCTGTAGAATCAGGCTGGAAAATTGACGGTGGCTTTGCAGCGCATTACGCAGTGTATCGGTATGCTTGTCCAGAATTGCATCAATGGCCTGGTTGATAAGATCGCCAAGCGAAACGTTGAGCGGCAGCTCGATAAGCGGGAAACCGACCTCATTGGCGACGGCGATTGCCTCCTCGGGAATCGCGGCCCAGAAGCGCTTTTTAATACCGAGTCCGACACAGCCTGCCGCCGATAATTCGGGGATGAGCGCCACAAGCTCCTCGGGGCGGTCCTTTAACGCATAAGCCGTTGTGATTAATAGTTCGTCGGGTTTTACAAAATCAATAATATCCGGCGCATCCATCATATTGACGGAACGGACAGTCCGCCTCAGTCCCTGAAACCCGCATATGACCTTCGATTCTAGCAGAAACGGAATTTTGAGGAGCTCCGCTAATTTCATAGAAGTCCATCCCTTCGTTAGCTTATGGCAGATTAATTGACCTTATCATTCATAAAGAACGTTAATTCCTATCATGTCATGTCTCAATTATACAACATAAATAAAAATTGTGGTCATTTTTGTTTAAATTGTATAGTGTTTTACGAGAAATGATCGATTATAATGAGTCCACAGAACACAAAACGAGTCATAAAACATAACACAAATGGTAAGGTCTAAGGGTGAACTGTGCACGACAACACCGGGCAGGTTCGAATCTATGAAAAACACATTTGGGAGGATGACAAACATGAACAAGACAGCAGCTAAGGTACGCCAGCCTTTTTATAAAGGCCTGTTTTTTCAAATCATGATGTCGATTGTGCTGGGTATCTTGGTTGGATATATTTGGCCGACATTCGGAATCGCATTGAAACCGCTCGGGGACGGGTTCATTAAACTCATCAAAATGATTATTTCCCCGCTTGTCTTTGTTGTCGTAGTGCTTGGCATTGCGAAGGTTGGCAATATTAAGACGGTTGGACGGATCGGCGGTAAGGCGCTGCTGTACTTTGAGATTGTAACGACAATCGCCCTGATTATCGGCATGCTTGTTGCGAATGTGATGAATCCAGGATCAGGGATGCATGTGAATCCTGATTCGCTGTCCACTGACGCAGTGACTAAGGTGACCAAGAACTCCGAGCTCCCTCACGGAACTGAATTCTTTATGAACATTATTCCAGACAGCGTTGTATCGGCGTTCGCCACGAACACGATGCTGCAAGTGCTGCTCGTATCCTGTCTCTTCGGTTTCGCTCTCGTACGCGTAGGGGGTAAGACCTCAGAGGTCATTATTGACATGCTGGAGCACCTTAGCCATGTCATTTTTCAAATCATGGGCTTCATAATGAAGCTGACGACAATTGCGACCTTTGGCGCGATGGCGTTCACGGTAAGCCAGTATGGGATGCAGACGCTGATTGCTTTCGGCAAGCTCTTCCTCGCCATGACGGTAGCCTGTCTGCTCTTCCTGCTCGTTCTGGAAGTGATTATGCGGGTGTTTGTCGGAATCGGTCTATGGAAAGCTATTATGCTTGTACGTGAGGAAATTGTATTTTCATTTGCAACCGGCTCGACCGAAGCCGTTATGCCGCAAATTATGAGCAAGCTGGAAAAAGCCGGCTGCGACCGCTCGGTTGTCGGACTCGTTGTTCCAACGGGCTACTCCTTCAACCTCGATGGCGCCTCCATCTACTTGTCGCTTGCGCTCGTCTTCCTGGCGCAAGCAACCGGCGTAGAACTCAGTATATATGAGCAAATCACGCTTCTCGCCGTACTGCTGCTGACTTCCAAGGGAATGGCCGGTATTCCGGGCTCGGCGTTCGTCGCCTTATCGGCTACTGCTGCAAGCACAGGTTCTATCCCCATCGCAGCCGTTGCGCTTATGCTTGCACCTGACCGCATTATGGGCAACTTCCGTACGACGGTCAACATTATCGGCTACACCGTAGCTACATTCGTGGTCGCCCGTTGGGAAGGTCTGCTCAACAAGGAGCAAGCTGTGCTTGCCATGCAGAGCAAACCGCATGATTCTTCCGGCATGCCGGTAACCGTCCCGGGAAATGATTAATAATCTCTAATTCTATTGATACGCTAAGGCCTTGAATTAAATTTGAAAGGGCGGCAGCCACCCCGTTAGGAATCAGTCCTATCCGGGTGCGCTGCCGCCTTTTTTGCTGTCCTTTAATCCAAAATCCCATTTTCAACGATTGCGTACAGCTACCCAAACCTTACCCTATTCATGCTCATATACATAGACCAAACCATAAAAAGGGGATGAAACCAACTTGAAAAAAGCTTTCATTACTGGCGTGACTGGCCAGGACGGATCATATCTTGCCGAACTATTACTGAGCAAAGGTTATGAAGTTCACGGGATGGTCCGCAGAAGCAGCTCGATAAACACGGAAAGA is a genomic window of Paenibacillus durus ATCC 35681 containing:
- a CDS encoding PucR family transcriptional regulator, translated to MKLAELLKIPFLLESKVICGFQGLRRTVRSVNMMDAPDIIDFVKPDELLITTAYALKDRPEELVALIPELSAAGCVGLGIKKRFWAAIPEEAIAVANEVGFPLIELPLNVSLGDLINQAIDAILDKHTDTLRNALQSHRQFSSLILQGQGIPEIVRDLAGLLNSPAILLDQRMNLISASSHFLEQAYQDLLPHIRELASQLPHEDRSSVCCLGDAAPGTLNYIVAHPIMTYQPQGFLLTLQQSVELQQLPVMIMEQAANVIGFELLKKQAVKERSRRYKNDLFMDIVNGFITSEQELIHRGKRYGLSEKLPSLCIVIKQDDDLARRELSQPSSEEQQLSRREELYEVLKDAFQSRGHSFVLFNNKDQFVLILSLSGSRTAPVHAERMLREQLTEISDSLYHKENISVSFGVGNPIDRLMDIPVTYKEAVEAWETGHNSKKRRFVQFYHVKKLTDLLRMLPVEELKKYYNDTFKELNRLDEKERRELMRTLIAYHDNNCQIAETAKQLFVHRNTVVYRLEKCEQLTGRKIRNTSDNLRFKVAYLMEQLIDAD
- a CDS encoding 6-phospho-alpha-glucosidase — protein: MSKKFTVTIAGGGSTFTPGIVLMLLDNLDKFPIGTLKFYDNDKERQDVIAGACEVILKEQAPDIEFVATVEPEEAFTGIDFVMAHIRVGKYAMRELDEKIPLKYGVLGQETCGPGGIAYGMRSIGGVIEILDYMEKYSPNAWMLNYSNPASIVAEATRRLRPDSRILNICDMPIGIEARMAEISGLESRKEMTVRYYGLNHFGWWTDVRDKDGNDLMPKIKEHVAKHGYVVSVGDSQHTEASWNDTFAKAKDVYAVDPDTFPNTYLKYYLFQDDIVQHSNKEYTRANEVMDGREKFVFGEARKIIEQQSTEGCGLHIDEHATYIVDLARAIAFNTKERMLMIVENNGAIANFDPTAMVEIPCLLGSNGPEPLAMGKIPQFQKGLMEQQVSAEKLVVEAWIEKSYQKLWQAITLSKTVPSAFVAKQILDDLVEANKDFWPELK
- a CDS encoding cation:dicarboxylate symporter family transporter, yielding MNKTAAKVRQPFYKGLFFQIMMSIVLGILVGYIWPTFGIALKPLGDGFIKLIKMIISPLVFVVVVLGIAKVGNIKTVGRIGGKALLYFEIVTTIALIIGMLVANVMNPGSGMHVNPDSLSTDAVTKVTKNSELPHGTEFFMNIIPDSVVSAFATNTMLQVLLVSCLFGFALVRVGGKTSEVIIDMLEHLSHVIFQIMGFIMKLTTIATFGAMAFTVSQYGMQTLIAFGKLFLAMTVACLLFLLVLEVIMRVFVGIGLWKAIMLVREEIVFSFATGSTEAVMPQIMSKLEKAGCDRSVVGLVVPTGYSFNLDGASIYLSLALVFLAQATGVELSIYEQITLLAVLLLTSKGMAGIPGSAFVALSATAASTGSIPIAAVALMLAPDRIMGNFRTTVNIIGYTVATFVVARWEGLLNKEQAVLAMQSKPHDSSGMPVTVPGND
- a CDS encoding MurR/RpiR family transcriptional regulator yields the protein MGLDISKLVDKYQLNQTEEKILVYIIDNIENVKEIEVRGIAKEFYTSTTTIMNLAKKMGHSGFLDMYYHLNFTLKDKKSQFSGEKNNQFYGVDLEQLLSLIDHHKIEEFVNLLLENKNEIIYTWGGGFSAPITEYITRKLIVLGFKCIYSEPIESYDVNPIQAKLFINVSKSGETDSLLKMSHSAKKNGIKIISFTGDSENSLSKLSDINLKIVDMNAMDDRNKSASSFYPNVLMLFEFLIGEYLEKIKKDSDKN
- a CDS encoding PTS transporter subunit EIIC; protein product: MKDKVVNGMQIFAKAIVVPVLFLPIVGLLLAFTSILGNPMIVGEGSSLINVGKFMASGVWPILTNLGIVFCVGIAMGIAKEKKAEAALIALLSYLTFLGANNEWLKLTGKLIKYTNPSELQGTGQTIVLGFQIIDMGVFLGMILGVVVALVHNKFCNKELPGAISLYGNTKLVYIVLVPILIVLAVVFSYVWPFAANGIRATANFINFSGSIGVFLYGFLNRFLIPTGLHHLIYTPFLYSNMGGELTLNGNTYFGAYNIFFGQITDPSVKLFDPSAKFLQYGMVKVFGLVGAALAFYKTAKPEKKKTLKALLIPAVATSFLVGITEPIEFTFLFVAPFLWVVHSALDGIFEVITVLSGVRTNGMGGIIEFLTFNLPAGIGRTRWPIFVGIGLVQLATYYAVFTFIIKKFNLKTPGREDDEVEVKLFTKKDYKEKMSQTSGETAIAAGQDTDLAATIVEALGGRGNIETVDNCFSRLRIKVTDAGIVDELGLKGTGASGVIKNGENIQVVYGPKVNGVRNAVDKYLAG
- a CDS encoding helix-turn-helix domain-containing protein, whose protein sequence is MKGNEHHSKFLLTHREREVFELLVQDKTTRDIAGLLFISEKTVRNHISNVMQKLNVKGRSQAVVELIKLGELKI